CGAAATCCCCAGCAACACGGTTTACAAATGGGTCGAGGGCGAAGGAGCTGGCAAGTGGTTCTCTCCATCAGGTTACACTGGGGTCACCGACTATGGGCGCGAACCTGGCAGCAATGGATTGATGTTTGATCCGGAAGGACGGCTCATTTCCTGCGAACATGGTGACCGTCGCGTTTCAGTCATGCTAAAGAACGGTGGAAAGAAAACCCTGGCTGATAACTATAACGGCAAACGCTTCAATAGCCCCAATGATGTTACCCGTGCCTCCAATGGAAATTACTACTTCACCGATCCTCCTTACGGGCTTCCTGATCGATTCACAGATCCCCGCAGAGATATGGATTACTGTGGCGTATACCTGCTCCGTCCATCTGGTGAAGTAGATCTCCTGACAAAGGAAATCGAACGCCCCAATGGCATAGCACTTTCACCTGACGAAAAGACGCTCTATGTAGCACAGTCCCACCCGGACGAACCGACCATTACAGCCTTTCCAATCAAATCGAACGGCACCGTTGGCAAAGGCAAAACCCTCTACGACGCCACTGAATTAAAAGGACCTGGTAGAAAAGGAAATCCCGATGGCCTCAAAGTCGACAAGCAAGGGAATCTCTGGGCATCCGGTCCGGGCGGTATCATGATAATCAATCCTGAAGGAACGCTCTTGGGCCATATCCTAACCGGCGAGCAAACCAGTAACTGTGCATTTGGAGGTTCGGATGGATCGATCCTATATATGACAGCCGATACTTATCTGCTTCGTGTTCAGACGAAAGTGCAAGGGTTGGGGTTTTAAAAAGGTTTCCCAACTTCGCCAGCTTGCAGGCTGCGTGGGGCAAGCGGGTTTCAGAGGTCAGGTGTCAGGTCTAACTGTTAAAGGTTCCGAAACCTGACAACTGTAGTCCTTGCCTTTCTACCTGGGCAGTTCAACACTGACAGGAGCATCCTTGATTCCCATGGTGGATTCAATCTCCTGCTCGATGTAAAGAGCCTGATCTGGATTCCCGAGCCCGGATACCATTTTAGTTTCATTCCCTTCGTGATCCTGAAAATGAACTTCATAGGTATAGGAAGTACCATTCTTGTTTCGATGCATCTTTTCCTTGGTGAAAATTTGTATTATATCACCCAGTGCAATGCTCTTTCCTCCAAACCAAGGTAATGGTCTATGACTGATGGCTATGTCCTTGAAAGATATTTTGATGTAGGTCCGGTTGATGAAGCCAGCGACACACAAATAAGTGAGGCCAATTCCAACCGATGCATGGATCGTTCCAAAGGCCGCCATGGCCCATTGTTTTTGCGAGATTGCGATGCCAAACCATACGACCATAAAGCCATCCCAAAAGAGGCAGAAAATAAGTAGTCCGATCGTCTTGCCAGAAAACCATTTTCGTACGATTTCTAATCCGTCCATGGTTGTCTGAAGCTCGATTCCTTTGGGTGCTTCCAATACCCAACGTTTGTGAGCCTCCACTCGCGTGACCTGATCACGGAAATCAAAGACCGCATCGCAACTGGAGCACTTGGCCATGTGGTTGTCCAAATGAACGTTTTCAGAAGGAATGGGTTCGTTACAGCGTTTGCAGTGAATATCCATAGATGAGACCTTTAAGCCGTTCATTTAGGAGATTCAATGAAGACCTGTAAACCGGATAGTCATTTCCCGGTTTGCCCTAACAATTATTTTTCATTGTAAAGATAAACATGGATAAAATCAACGAGTCACAAGTCCCGGAAGAGCAT
This genomic stretch from Opitutia bacterium ISCC 52 harbors:
- a CDS encoding SMP-30/gluconolactonase/LRE family protein yields the protein MQTRFFITFLSLIITLSLSAQDSTNFPALGQIKQHHPDLAKLLDHNAPIQVITSGYVWTEGPAWNQEGQFLVFSEIPSNTVYKWVEGEGAGKWFSPSGYTGVTDYGREPGSNGLMFDPEGRLISCEHGDRRVSVMLKNGGKKTLADNYNGKRFNSPNDVTRASNGNYYFTDPPYGLPDRFTDPRRDMDYCGVYLLRPSGEVDLLTKEIERPNGIALSPDEKTLYVAQSHPDEPTITAFPIKSNGTVGKGKTLYDATELKGPGRKGNPDGLKVDKQGNLWASGPGGIMIINPEGTLLGHILTGEQTSNCAFGGSDGSILYMTADTYLLRVQTKVQGLGF